From Tistrella bauzanensis, the proteins below share one genomic window:
- the dusA gene encoding tRNA dihydrouridine(20/20a) synthase DusA has translation MIDHPEMPRPAVDRRFSIAPMMDWTDRHDRYFLRQISRRALLFTEMITTGALIFGDAARHLAHDPSEHPIAVQLGGSDPRDLAIAARIAADAGYDEINLNCGCPSDRVQSGRFGACLMAEPALVAECVAAMAAVVDVPVTVKCRIGIDDQDETETLFRFVETVAAAGAGTFYVHARKAWLKGLSPKENREIPPLNYALVHALKRARPDLEILLNGGLVDLDQAETEIAAGLDGVMLGRAAYHDPYILAEVDARIYGEGGGTAPIADRIEIARRMLPYIEAEVSRGTALIAITRHMLGLFQGLPGARRFRRSLSENHARKGAGPEVLVAALEEVSSRRRDAA, from the coding sequence ATGATCGACCATCCCGAAATGCCGCGCCCTGCCGTCGACCGTCGCTTTTCCATTGCGCCGATGATGGACTGGACCGATCGGCATGATCGCTATTTTCTGCGGCAGATCAGCCGGCGGGCGCTGCTGTTCACAGAGATGATCACCACAGGCGCGCTGATCTTCGGCGATGCCGCCCGTCATCTGGCCCATGATCCGTCGGAGCATCCGATTGCGGTTCAGCTGGGTGGATCGGATCCGCGCGACCTCGCCATTGCGGCGCGGATCGCCGCCGATGCCGGCTATGATGAGATCAACCTGAATTGCGGCTGCCCGAGCGATCGGGTGCAGTCGGGCCGCTTCGGTGCCTGCCTGATGGCCGAACCCGCCCTGGTGGCCGAGTGTGTGGCGGCAATGGCGGCGGTGGTCGACGTGCCGGTGACGGTGAAATGCCGGATCGGAATCGATGATCAGGACGAGACGGAAACCCTGTTCCGCTTCGTTGAGACGGTTGCCGCGGCCGGCGCGGGCACATTCTATGTCCATGCGCGAAAGGCGTGGCTCAAGGGTCTGAGCCCCAAGGAAAACCGCGAGATCCCGCCGCTGAACTATGCCCTGGTGCATGCCCTGAAACGCGCCCGGCCCGATCTTGAGATCCTGCTGAATGGCGGGCTGGTCGATCTGGATCAGGCTGAAACCGAGATCGCGGCCGGCCTTGATGGCGTGATGCTGGGCCGCGCCGCCTATCACGATCCCTATATCCTGGCCGAGGTGGATGCCCGCATCTATGGCGAAGGCGGCGGCACAGCACCCATTGCCGATCGGATCGAGATCGCCCGACGCATGCTGCCCTATATCGAGGCCGAGGTCAGCCGTGGCACGGCCCTGATCGCGATCACCCGCCATATGCTGGGGCTGTTTCAGGGCCTGCCCGGGGCGCGGCGCTTCCGGCGATCGTTGAGCGAGAATCATGCCCGCAAAGGCGCCGGCCCGGAGGTTCTGGTCGCAGCCCTCGAAGAAGTAAGCAGCCGGCGCCGCGACGCCGCATAG
- a CDS encoding ABC transporter substrate-binding protein, which yields MSGRWQGLWQKTLAAAALVALILAGAGAARAQDGGDTRPIGGFAAESGLGSQIEILVSPSAPMPDHLVEASVLEAAVTAGTLPPIGERLPAKPAVDDFIGPDLQPGRQGGTWTMLVGRPKDVRMGLVYGYARLVRYTQDLSFEADILDRVEIQDGRTFTMRLRPGHRWSDGEPFTADDFRYFWEDVVNNPKLYPAGPPRELLVDGEPPRFTVINDTTVRYSWSKPNPRLLPAIAGPLPLTLYRPAHYLRQFHERYADPETLLRMVNDRKQSSWAALHNRMDTATDFSNPAYPTLQPWRLVTAPPSIRFVAERNPYFHRIDINGRQLPYLDSLAIDVVDGKLISARTGTGDALLQARGLDFTDYTFLKAGAARSDYKVNLWRTGRGAHLALYPNLNARDDGWRSLFRDARFRRALSLGVDRHEIDAVLYYGLTIGGANTVLKESPLSRPAYRRAWAAHDVAQANKLLDEMGLDRRNDRGIRLMPDGRPLEMVVETAGESTEQMDILELVHDQWLDLGIKIYARPMQRDLFRNRIFAGDTLMSVWFGLEAGLATAETDPWELAPISQQSLQWPKWGQYYETNGKSGEAPDLPSAELLLSLYKDWTVASSSAARARIWREMLAINADQVYSISLVAGVLQPVVMNARLRNVPERGLFNWDPGSHFGLYRPERFWLDN from the coding sequence ATGAGCGGCCGCTGGCAGGGCCTGTGGCAGAAGACGCTGGCCGCCGCCGCCCTGGTCGCCCTGATTCTGGCAGGCGCCGGTGCTGCACGGGCGCAGGATGGCGGCGATACCCGCCCGATCGGCGGCTTTGCGGCCGAGAGCGGTCTTGGATCGCAGATCGAAATTCTGGTCTCGCCCAGCGCGCCCATGCCGGACCATCTGGTTGAAGCGTCGGTTCTGGAAGCGGCCGTCACCGCAGGCACTCTGCCGCCGATTGGCGAGCGGCTGCCGGCGAAGCCCGCGGTCGACGATTTCATCGGGCCCGATCTTCAGCCCGGCCGCCAGGGCGGCACCTGGACCATGCTGGTCGGCAGGCCCAAGGATGTGCGCATGGGGCTGGTCTATGGCTATGCCCGGCTGGTGCGCTATACGCAGGATCTATCGTTCGAGGCGGATATCCTGGACAGGGTCGAGATCCAGGACGGCCGGACCTTCACCATGCGTCTCAGGCCCGGCCATCGCTGGTCGGATGGCGAACCGTTCACCGCCGACGACTTCCGCTATTTCTGGGAAGACGTCGTCAACAACCCCAAACTCTATCCGGCCGGGCCGCCGCGCGAACTGCTGGTCGATGGCGAGCCGCCGCGTTTCACCGTCATCAACGACACCACGGTCCGCTATAGCTGGTCGAAACCGAATCCCCGGCTGCTGCCGGCGATCGCCGGGCCGTTGCCGCTGACCCTGTACCGGCCGGCGCATTACCTGCGCCAATTCCACGAGCGCTATGCCGATCCGGAAACCCTGCTGCGGATGGTGAACGACCGCAAACAGTCGAGCTGGGCGGCGCTCCACAACCGTATGGATACGGCGACCGATTTCAGCAACCCAGCCTATCCGACCCTGCAGCCCTGGCGGCTGGTGACGGCGCCGCCATCGATCCGCTTCGTGGCCGAACGCAACCCGTATTTTCATCGCATCGACATCAATGGCCGCCAGTTGCCCTATCTCGACAGCCTGGCAATCGACGTGGTCGACGGAAAGCTGATCTCGGCCCGGACCGGCACCGGCGACGCGCTGCTGCAGGCGCGCGGGCTCGACTTCACCGACTACACCTTCCTCAAGGCCGGAGCGGCGCGGTCGGATTACAAGGTCAACCTGTGGCGCACCGGCCGCGGCGCGCATCTGGCGCTCTATCCCAACCTGAATGCCAGGGATGACGGCTGGCGCAGCCTGTTCCGTGACGCCCGCTTCCGGCGCGCCCTGTCGCTGGGGGTCGACCGTCACGAAATCGACGCCGTCCTGTATTACGGCCTGACCATCGGTGGCGCCAATACGGTGCTGAAGGAAAGCCCTCTCTCGCGCCCTGCCTATCGCCGGGCCTGGGCCGCCCATGACGTCGCGCAGGCGAACAAGCTGCTCGACGAGATGGGCCTGGACCGGCGCAACGATCGCGGCATCCGGCTGATGCCCGATGGCCGGCCGCTTGAGATGGTGGTCGAAACCGCGGGTGAGAGCACCGAACAGATGGACATTCTGGAACTGGTCCACGACCAGTGGCTGGACCTGGGCATCAAGATCTATGCCCGGCCGATGCAGCGCGATCTGTTCCGCAACCGGATCTTCGCGGGCGATACCCTGATGAGCGTCTGGTTCGGCCTGGAGGCGGGGCTTGCCACAGCGGAAACCGACCCGTGGGAGCTGGCGCCGATCAGCCAGCAATCGCTGCAATGGCCGAAATGGGGGCAGTATTACGAAACCAACGGCAAGTCGGGCGAGGCGCCGGACCTACCGTCGGCGGAACTGCTGCTGTCATTGTACAAGGATTGGACCGTGGCATCGTCTTCGGCGGCACGCGCGCGGATCTGGCGCGAGATGCTGGCGATCAATGCCGATCAGGTCTACTCGATTTCGCTGGTCGCCGGGGTTCTGCAACCGGTGGTGATGAATGCGCGGCTGCGTAATGTGCCGGAGCGGGGCCTGTTCAACTGGGATCCGGGCTCGCATTTCGGCCTCTACCGTCCGGAACGGTTCTGGCTCGACAACTGA
- a CDS encoding ABC transporter ATP-binding protein, producing the protein MHPLTGSRTPAVTRPLLAVRDLVVRFALPEGALTAVDGVSFTINPGRITALVGESGSGKSVLTQAVMGLLPSLARIDGGSAVFTDPLDNTATNLAELPANSRAMRRIRGGRIGMIFQEPMSALSPLHTLGDQITEAVRLHLQLDGSDAREVAADMLHRVGFPNPRVALDRYPFELSGGLRQRGVIAMALAAKPALLIADEPTTALDVTLQAQILKLLRDLQDEMGMGVLLITHDLGVVASLADDMVVLYRGKVMEAGPADTLIRDPRHAYLKALLGAVPRIGMDRDERLVPLRAVALDPKLAVSAVGKHGLATTAPTTTSANMGDALAAGTPLLSVEGLTKRFVSRGAGIFSRGGGAGVLAVDNVSFTVGRAESVGLVGESGCGKTTTSRMLLGAIRADEGRIMFRGDNDVQATDLATLSDHGWIPFRRRLQYVFQDPFHSLNPRMTVYDIIAEPLEIHGAGTARERAERVKALMKVVGLDIRHLRRYPHSFSGGQRQRIGIARALALGPELLILDEPVSALDVSVQAQVLNLLKDLQSVLGLGYLFISHNLAVVDYMCDRILVMCAGRIVESAPRDRLFSAPTHPYTRALIAAVPEADPDRRLDFAALMDGRASDPAVWPEPWRLLPGGASRMSEIAPGHFVRVGADMADAGAAA; encoded by the coding sequence ATGCATCCGCTCACCGGCAGCCGTACACCGGCCGTCACCCGGCCATTATTGGCCGTGCGTGATCTGGTGGTGCGCTTCGCGCTACCGGAAGGGGCCCTCACGGCCGTCGACGGCGTGTCGTTCACCATCAATCCCGGGCGGATCACAGCACTGGTCGGGGAAAGCGGCTCAGGCAAAAGTGTGCTGACCCAGGCGGTGATGGGCCTGCTGCCGTCGCTTGCCCGCATCGACGGCGGCAGTGCCGTGTTCACCGACCCGCTCGACAATACGGCCACAAATCTGGCTGAACTGCCGGCCAACAGCCGCGCCATGCGCCGGATTCGCGGCGGCCGGATCGGCATGATCTTTCAGGAGCCGATGAGCGCCTTGTCGCCGCTGCACACGCTGGGCGACCAGATCACCGAGGCCGTGCGTCTGCATCTGCAACTGGACGGCAGCGATGCCCGCGAGGTCGCGGCCGACATGCTGCACCGGGTGGGCTTTCCCAATCCGCGGGTGGCGCTCGACCGCTATCCGTTCGAATTGTCCGGCGGCCTGCGCCAGCGCGGCGTGATCGCCATGGCGCTGGCAGCAAAGCCAGCGCTGCTGATCGCCGACGAGCCGACCACCGCTCTCGACGTCACCCTGCAGGCCCAGATCCTGAAGCTGCTGCGTGATCTTCAGGACGAAATGGGCATGGGCGTGCTGCTGATCACCCATGACCTTGGCGTGGTGGCGAGCCTTGCCGACGACATGGTGGTGTTGTATCGCGGCAAGGTGATGGAAGCGGGCCCGGCAGATACCCTGATCCGTGATCCCCGCCATGCCTATCTGAAAGCCCTGCTGGGCGCCGTGCCGCGGATCGGCATGGATCGGGATGAACGGCTGGTGCCGCTGCGCGCGGTGGCGCTCGATCCCAAGCTCGCCGTCAGCGCAGTGGGCAAGCACGGCCTTGCCACAACGGCACCGACCACGACCTCGGCGAATATGGGCGATGCCCTGGCGGCCGGCACGCCCCTGTTGTCGGTCGAAGGCCTGACCAAGCGTTTCGTCAGCCGGGGCGCCGGCATCTTCAGCCGGGGCGGCGGCGCCGGCGTGCTGGCGGTCGACAATGTCTCGTTCACGGTCGGCCGGGCCGAGAGTGTCGGCCTGGTGGGCGAGAGCGGCTGCGGCAAGACCACCACCTCACGCATGCTGCTGGGTGCGATCCGCGCCGATGAAGGCCGGATCATGTTCCGTGGCGACAATGATGTGCAAGCCACTGATTTAGCCACTTTGTCTGACCATGGCTGGATCCCGTTCCGCCGCCGGCTGCAATATGTGTTTCAGGATCCGTTCCATTCGCTGAATCCGCGGATGACCGTCTATGACATCATCGCCGAGCCGCTGGAGATCCACGGCGCCGGCACTGCCAGGGAGCGTGCCGAACGGGTGAAGGCGCTGATGAAGGTGGTGGGGCTCGATATCCGCCATCTCAGACGCTATCCGCACAGCTTCTCCGGCGGTCAGCGCCAGCGCATCGGCATCGCCCGCGCCCTGGCGCTGGGGCCCGAACTGCTGATCCTGGACGAACCCGTTTCGGCGCTGGACGTATCGGTGCAGGCGCAGGTGCTGAACCTGCTGAAGGATCTGCAATCGGTGCTGGGCCTGGGTTACCTGTTCATCTCCCACAATCTGGCGGTGGTCGATTACATGTGCGACCGCATTCTGGTGATGTGCGCCGGCCGGATCGTTGAAAGCGCGCCGCGCGACCGGCTGTTCTCGGCACCGACCCATCCCTATACCCGCGCCCTGATCGCCGCCGTGCCCGAAGCCGATCCCGACCGTCGGCTTGATTTTGCCGCCCTGATGGACGGCCGCGCCTCGGACCCCGCGGTCTGGCCGGAACCCTGGCGTCTGCTGCCGGGCGGCGCCTCGCGGATGAGTGAGATCGCGCCCGGCCATTTCGTCAGGGTCGGCGCGGATATGGCCGATGCGGGAGCGGCGGCATGA
- a CDS encoding polysaccharide deacetylase family protein — translation MTDTTTTDSPAAGGWAALDGELDAWQAAGRPARFWWRDDDAVAPGPALDRLLNRARHHRLPLALAVIPATATEALARRLDAEPPGLRVLLHGWSHQNHARPDKKKSELACGRPLDEMLDDLARGRDRLTTLFASRCLAVLTPPWNRLPVPLIQRLPEIGINGLSRFKPRKRPMPAANVVEINTHVDPIDWRGTGDFVGEDAALAAITRHLAARRAGLADPDEPTGLLTHHLVHSAALDAFLDRLSVRLTSHPAAVWDDPAHLFTPSANRLPPIETAPR, via the coding sequence GTGACCGATACCACCACGACGGACAGCCCCGCAGCCGGCGGCTGGGCGGCACTGGATGGCGAGTTGGACGCCTGGCAGGCGGCGGGCCGGCCGGCGCGGTTCTGGTGGCGCGACGACGACGCCGTAGCACCCGGGCCGGCGCTCGACCGGCTGCTGAACCGGGCGCGGCATCACCGGCTGCCGCTGGCGCTGGCGGTGATCCCCGCCACCGCGACCGAGGCGCTGGCCCGGCGGCTCGACGCGGAACCACCGGGATTGCGGGTGCTTCTTCACGGCTGGTCGCACCAGAACCACGCCCGGCCCGACAAGAAGAAATCCGAGCTTGCCTGCGGACGGCCGCTGGACGAGATGCTGGACGATCTGGCACGGGGCCGTGACCGCCTGACCACGCTGTTCGCCAGCCGCTGTCTGGCCGTGCTGACACCGCCCTGGAACCGTCTGCCGGTGCCGTTGATCCAGCGCCTGCCCGAGATCGGCATCAACGGCCTCAGCCGGTTCAAGCCGCGCAAACGCCCGATGCCGGCCGCGAATGTGGTGGAGATCAACACCCATGTCGACCCGATCGACTGGCGCGGCACCGGCGACTTCGTGGGCGAGGACGCGGCCCTGGCAGCGATCACCCGCCATCTGGCGGCCCGGCGCGCGGGGCTTGCCGATCCGGATGAGCCGACCGGCCTGCTGACCCATCATCTTGTGCACAGCGCCGCGCTTGACGCGTTTCTGGACCGGCTTTCGGTCCGGCTGACCAGCCATCCGGCGGCGGTGTGGGACGATCCGGCCCATCTGTTCACGCCGTCGGCAAACCGTCTTCCGCCGATTGAAACGGCGCCCCGGTGA
- a CDS encoding helix-turn-helix domain-containing protein — MIVRQKQWPRVALILTADATRRSVSMTDTVSAKFGGRPAGSCARAECDACEVRSLTFCGDLGHDAMSAVAAIVSKVDMPAHALLAEEGERSVYVYNVTAGSAKLYKSLPDGRTQVLGFLLPGDFLGLGDDRLGGLAAESLTRVSVCRFRRREFEELQDQFPALGRRLLSLAQDEIARSREQMLLLGRKSARERLASFLLGLYDRLEARGEKSDPLPIPMTRTDIGDYLGLTIETVSRTLAVFKRDGIISLDGVHAVRLLDPERLRSLATGDEADRAAAC, encoded by the coding sequence ATGATCGTCAGGCAAAAACAATGGCCGCGGGTCGCCTTGATCCTGACGGCAGATGCAACCCGAAGGTCCGTGTCCATGACAGATACAGTGTCTGCCAAGTTCGGGGGGCGCCCGGCAGGAAGCTGCGCCCGTGCTGAATGTGATGCCTGCGAGGTGCGATCCCTCACTTTCTGCGGCGATCTTGGTCATGACGCGATGTCGGCGGTTGCGGCCATCGTTTCCAAGGTTGATATGCCGGCCCATGCACTGCTGGCGGAAGAGGGCGAGCGGTCCGTCTATGTCTATAATGTCACGGCGGGTAGTGCAAAATTATACAAAAGTCTACCTGATGGGCGTACGCAGGTTCTTGGATTTCTTTTACCGGGAGATTTTCTTGGCCTTGGTGACGACCGGTTGGGCGGTCTTGCTGCCGAAAGCCTGACCCGGGTTTCGGTATGCCGGTTCCGCCGTCGCGAGTTCGAAGAGCTTCAGGACCAGTTTCCGGCCCTTGGCCGCCGCCTGCTGAGCCTTGCGCAGGACGAGATCGCGCGCTCCCGCGAGCAGATGCTGTTGCTGGGTCGCAAGAGCGCGCGCGAGCGGCTGGCCTCGTTCCTGCTCGGTCTCTATGACCGACTTGAGGCGCGGGGCGAGAAGAGCGACCCGTTGCCGATCCCGATGACCCGCACCGATATCGGCGATTATCTGGGGCTGACGATCGAAACCGTCAGCCGGACACTGGCGGTGTTCAAGCGTGACGGGATCATCTCGCTGGACGGCGTGCATGCCGTGCGCCTGCTCGATCCTGAGCGGCTGCGGTCTCTGGCCACCGGTGACGAGGCCGATCGCGCCGCCGCCTGTTGA
- a CDS encoding glycosyltransferase family protein, with product MTTADTGSAPLPRPDLSRSLRPRIVLYVQHLLGIGHQKRAATLTRALEDKGFAVTYVSGGFPVRGLDTGAADLVQLPPARAVDKFFKVLVGPDGRVIDDDWRMRRRDLLIAIIQRVQPAILITELFPFGRRQLASEIVPMIEAARALPRPALIAASVRDILVEPPKEERRHEMLDRARRYYDLVMVHGDPALVPFERTFPLMAEVADLVHYTGYVVDRNRNHTPPPGRDARDGTGEVLVSAGGGAVSEALFRAAIAARAGSGPDLSARHWRLLVGWNLDDAILADLRAAAMAADIRALTAEPGFTVERARPDFVAMLGRAALSISQAGYNTLLEVVENRVPAVVVPYAGGLETEQGLRAGLVAEQGLIEVVDEAGLTAAALADAAARAAATRDRRWPAIDMDGATASADLLADMLATRVAP from the coding sequence GTGACCACAGCAGATACCGGTTCCGCTCCCCTGCCCCGGCCCGATCTCAGCCGGTCCCTGCGGCCACGGATCGTGCTCTACGTCCAGCATCTGCTCGGCATCGGCCACCAGAAGCGGGCCGCGACCCTGACCCGCGCGCTCGAAGACAAAGGCTTTGCCGTCACCTATGTCAGCGGCGGCTTTCCGGTCCGCGGGCTCGACACCGGTGCTGCCGATCTGGTGCAGCTGCCGCCGGCACGCGCGGTCGACAAGTTCTTCAAGGTTCTGGTCGGTCCCGACGGGCGGGTGATCGACGATGACTGGCGCATGCGCCGCCGCGATCTGCTGATCGCGATCATTCAGCGCGTGCAGCCGGCGATCCTGATCACCGAGCTGTTTCCCTTCGGCCGCAGACAGTTGGCGTCCGAGATTGTCCCGATGATCGAAGCGGCGCGGGCCCTGCCCCGGCCGGCGCTGATCGCCGCATCGGTGCGCGATATCCTGGTGGAACCGCCCAAGGAAGAGCGCCGGCACGAGATGCTCGACCGTGCGCGGCGCTATTACGACCTGGTCATGGTGCATGGCGACCCGGCCCTGGTGCCGTTCGAGCGGACCTTTCCGCTGATGGCCGAGGTGGCCGATCTGGTGCATTACACCGGCTATGTGGTTGACCGGAACCGCAACCACACGCCGCCGCCGGGCCGCGATGCGCGCGACGGCACCGGCGAGGTGCTGGTCTCGGCCGGCGGTGGCGCGGTCAGCGAGGCATTGTTCCGGGCCGCCATCGCCGCCCGCGCCGGCAGCGGGCCCGACCTGTCGGCACGGCATTGGCGGCTGCTGGTCGGCTGGAACCTGGATGACGCGATCCTGGCCGATCTGCGCGCCGCCGCCATGGCTGCCGATATCCGGGCTCTTACGGCAGAACCGGGCTTCACGGTCGAACGTGCGCGCCCCGATTTCGTCGCCATGCTGGGCCGGGCGGCGCTGTCGATCTCTCAGGCCGGCTATAACACTCTGCTGGAAGTGGTTGAAAACCGGGTGCCGGCGGTGGTGGTGCCCTATGCCGGCGGGCTTGAAACCGAACAGGGGCTACGCGCCGGGCTGGTCGCCGAACAGGGGCTGATCGAGGTGGTGGACGAGGCGGGGCTGACGGCTGCGGCGCTGGCCGATGCCGCCGCCCGTGCCGCCGCCACGCGCGACCGCCGCTGGCCGGCGATCGACATGGATGGTGCCACCGCCAGCGCCGATCTGCTGGCCGATATGCTGGCCACGCGCGTGGCGCCGTGA
- a CDS encoding ABC transporter permease produces MTRDNRYVSDAPFDPRHDEVLTPKQERYYLASQWRLMFWRLRRHRLATVSLWFLAAIYAVMVFAEPLSPYDPATRHTNHIHAPPQSIHLFHDGAFVGPFIYGTRYALNMDTLTRTYSEDRARPLPVRFLCQGEPYRLWGLIPLDIRLICPPKGGTLFLLGTDRLGRDMLSRVIEGARISLTVGLIGITISFSLGILFGGLSGYYGGWVDSAIQRLIEVIRSFPELPLWMALSAAMPVTWHPLWIFIGITVILGLLDWTGLARAVRSKLLALREEDYATAAVVMGARPKRVILRHLLPNFMSHLIVSATLTIPAMILGETALSFLGLGVRAPLISWGVLLNDAQDINVVTQYPWLLLPVVPVVLTVLAFNFLGDGLRDAADPYQN; encoded by the coding sequence ATGACCCGGGACAACCGCTATGTCTCTGACGCGCCATTCGATCCGCGCCATGACGAGGTTCTGACACCGAAGCAGGAACGCTATTATCTGGCGTCGCAATGGCGGCTGATGTTCTGGCGCCTGCGCCGGCATCGGCTGGCGACGGTGTCGCTGTGGTTCCTGGCCGCCATCTATGCGGTGATGGTCTTCGCCGAACCGCTCAGCCCCTATGATCCGGCGACCCGCCACACCAACCATATCCATGCGCCACCACAGAGCATCCATCTGTTCCACGACGGCGCATTCGTCGGTCCCTTCATCTATGGCACGCGCTATGCGCTGAACATGGACACGCTGACCCGCACTTATTCCGAAGACCGCGCGCGGCCGCTGCCGGTCCGCTTCCTGTGCCAGGGGGAGCCCTACCGGTTGTGGGGGCTGATCCCGCTCGACATCCGCCTGATCTGCCCGCCGAAGGGCGGCACGCTGTTCCTGCTCGGCACCGACCGGCTGGGCCGGGACATGCTATCGCGGGTGATCGAAGGCGCGCGGATCTCGCTGACCGTGGGTCTGATCGGCATCACCATCAGCTTCTCGCTCGGCATTCTGTTCGGCGGCCTGTCGGGCTATTACGGCGGCTGGGTCGACAGCGCCATTCAGCGGTTGATCGAGGTGATCCGGTCCTTTCCCGAACTGCCGCTGTGGATGGCCCTGTCGGCGGCCATGCCGGTCACCTGGCACCCCTTGTGGATCTTCATCGGCATCACCGTGATCCTGGGACTGCTCGACTGGACCGGGCTTGCCCGGGCGGTGCGATCGAAGCTGCTGGCGCTGCGCGAGGAAGATTATGCGACCGCGGCGGTGGTGATGGGCGCCCGGCCCAAGCGGGTGATCCTGCGCCATCTGCTGCCCAATTTCATGAGCCACCTGATCGTGTCGGCAACGCTGACCATCCCGGCGATGATCCTGGGCGAGACCGCGCTGTCATTCCTGGGCCTGGGCGTGCGGGCGCCGCTGATTTCATGGGGCGTGCTGCTGAACGACGCGCAGGACATCAATGTCGTCACCCAGTATCCGTGGCTGCTGCTGCCGGTGGTACCGGTGGTGCTGACCGTGCTCGCCTTCAACTTTCTGGGCGACGGCCTGCGTGACGCCGCCGACCCCTATCAGAACTGA
- a CDS encoding ABC transporter permease: protein MFVYIARRLLMMIPTLIMISILVFVIIQLPPGDYLTTQLAELAAQGEGASQAKIEFLRAEYGLDQPLYEQYLRWAGGLLVGDLGYSFEYQLPVSEVVGDRLWLTMLVSFATIIFSYAVAFPIGIYGAIRQYSPLDHGLTFIGFLGLATPNFLLALVLLYFSNIWFGTSIGGLMDPEYLDQPFSWGKFVSVMQHLWVPVVVIGTSNTAGMIRRLRANLLDELRKQYVTTAKAKGLHPARVLVKYPLRMALNPFIADLGNVLPQVVSGAAIVSVVLSLPTTGPMLLRALQTQDMYLAGSFLMFMALLTVVGVLVSDLLLAVLDPRIRLDGGRSR, encoded by the coding sequence ATGTTTGTGTACATCGCGCGACGGCTGCTGATGATGATACCGACGCTGATCATGATCAGCATTCTGGTCTTCGTCATCATCCAGCTGCCGCCCGGCGACTATCTGACCACGCAACTAGCCGAACTGGCAGCCCAGGGCGAAGGGGCGAGCCAGGCGAAGATCGAATTCCTGCGGGCGGAATATGGCCTGGACCAGCCGCTGTATGAACAGTATCTGCGCTGGGCCGGCGGCCTGCTGGTCGGCGACCTCGGCTATTCGTTCGAATATCAGCTGCCGGTGTCGGAAGTGGTGGGCGACCGGCTGTGGCTGACCATGCTGGTGTCGTTCGCCACCATCATCTTCTCGTACGCCGTCGCCTTCCCGATCGGCATTTACGGGGCGATCCGCCAGTACAGCCCGCTCGACCACGGGCTGACCTTCATCGGCTTTCTGGGGCTGGCGACGCCGAACTTCCTGCTCGCCCTGGTGCTGCTGTATTTCTCGAACATCTGGTTCGGCACCTCGATCGGCGGCCTGATGGATCCTGAATACCTCGACCAGCCGTTCAGCTGGGGCAAGTTCGTCTCGGTGATGCAGCATCTGTGGGTGCCGGTGGTGGTGATCGGCACATCGAACACCGCCGGCATGATCCGTCGGTTGCGGGCCAATCTGCTGGATGAACTGCGCAAGCAGTATGTCACCACCGCCAAGGCCAAGGGGCTCCATCCGGCCCGGGTGCTGGTGAAGTATCCGCTGCGCATGGCGCTGAACCCGTTCATTGCCGATCTGGGCAATGTGCTGCCACAGGTGGTGTCCGGCGCCGCGATCGTCTCGGTGGTGCTGTCGCTGCCGACCACCGGGCCGATGCTGCTCAGGGCATTGCAGACCCAGGACATGTATCTCGCCGGATCGTTCCTGATGTTCATGGCATTGCTGACCGTGGTCGGCGTGCTGGTGTCCGACCTGCTGCTGGCGGTGCTCGACCCCCGCATCCGGCTCGATGGCGGGAGATCGCGATGA